A stretch of Rhododendron vialii isolate Sample 1 chromosome 4a, ASM3025357v1 DNA encodes these proteins:
- the LOC131324135 gene encoding uncharacterized protein LOC131324135 — protein MGFVSFLGRALFASVFVFSAWQEYNEFGIDGGPAAKSLAPKFDVFSNHVSVLTGLQVPDVEIKYLVAAGIAMKGLGSILFILGSSLGAYLLLLHQAIAIPILFDFYNYDIYKNEFALLFLKFTQSLAMMGGLLFFIGMKNSMPRRHKKKAPKTKTN, from the exons ATGGGGTTCGTATCGTTCCTTGGAAGGGCTCTATTCGCCTCTGTCTTCGTATTCTCAGCATGGCAAGA GTATAATGAATTTGGCATTGATGGGGGCCCGGCGGCAAAGTCCTTGGCCCCAAAGTTCGATGTTTTCTCAAACCACGTGTCAGTACTGACTGGGCTTCAAGTACCAGACGTAGAA ATCAAATATCTAGTTGCTGCAGGTATAGCTATGAAGGGTCTTGGGAGCATTCTTTTCATCCTTGGTAGCTCTCTTGGAGCTTATCTACTG CTTCTACACCAGGCAATTGCTATTCCAATCTTGTTTGACTTCTACAACTACGATATCTATAAGAACGAATTTGCTCTGCTTTTTCTCAAGTTTACACAG AGTTTGGCAATGATGGGTGGATTGCTCTTCTTTATTGGCATGAAGAACTCAATGCCAAGGAGACATAAGAAGAAGGCTCCCAAAACTAAGACTAACTGA